One window of Botrimarina mediterranea genomic DNA carries:
- a CDS encoding ABC transporter permease translates to MDFLAVRMLLADRGKLVTALVGVVFAVVLVNVQGGLFIGLIRKASLLVDQGGADIWVGHLKMNNVDFPHDIPRRWVHRIRSIEGVEYAEPYIVGHSVMTLPSGGFEQVLVVGGDSKTLLGTPGSVVAGSPQSIRTPDGVFLDIGDLHKVENPAIGDLREIGGKRARVVGLTEGILGFLVTPYVFTTIDRATAFLSKPSDRASYFLVKLKDSADVEAVRRDIEARLPDATTMTGQEYGRASIDYWLRRTGIGMSFGAATGLGLIVGLVVVGQTLYASVLDRVQEYATLKAIGATEAQVRTVILTQAVLLALLGSAIGLVAVGGVQAMASTPRAPIAVPWSVSVASCVLVTAICLVASLAPYLRLRRVDPAIVLQ, encoded by the coding sequence ATGGATTTTCTCGCCGTTAGGATGCTCCTCGCCGACCGCGGCAAGCTCGTCACGGCTCTGGTCGGGGTTGTCTTCGCTGTCGTGTTGGTGAACGTCCAAGGGGGACTTTTCATCGGGCTGATCCGGAAGGCAAGCCTCTTAGTGGATCAGGGGGGCGCCGACATTTGGGTTGGTCATCTCAAGATGAATAACGTGGATTTTCCGCACGATATTCCTCGACGCTGGGTTCACCGTATCCGGTCGATCGAAGGGGTCGAATACGCCGAGCCCTACATTGTCGGCCACTCCGTTATGACCTTGCCCAGCGGCGGGTTCGAGCAAGTGCTCGTTGTCGGTGGTGACAGTAAGACTCTGCTCGGGACGCCGGGGAGCGTCGTGGCCGGCAGTCCGCAATCGATCAGGACGCCCGATGGCGTCTTCCTCGACATCGGCGACCTTCACAAAGTTGAGAATCCTGCGATCGGCGACCTCCGTGAGATAGGGGGGAAAAGGGCGCGGGTTGTTGGGCTTACCGAGGGCATCCTTGGTTTTCTTGTAACGCCCTACGTCTTTACGACGATCGACCGCGCCACCGCCTTCTTGAGCAAGCCCAGCGACCGGGCTTCTTACTTCTTGGTCAAGCTAAAAGACTCGGCCGATGTCGAAGCGGTGCGACGAGATATCGAAGCTCGTTTGCCCGACGCCACGACGATGACCGGGCAGGAATACGGCCGCGCGTCCATCGACTACTGGTTGCGGCGGACAGGCATCGGAATGAGCTTCGGCGCCGCGACGGGCCTCGGGCTCATTGTCGGCCTCGTCGTGGTGGGCCAAACCCTTTATGCATCGGTCCTCGACCGCGTCCAGGAGTACGCCACCCTCAAGGCGATTGGCGCCACAGAGGCGCAGGTCCGAACCGTGATCCTCACCCAAGCCGTCTTGCTGGCCCTACTCGGATCAGCAATCGGCCTAGTGGCGGTTGGAGGCGTGCAAGCGATGGCCAGTACTCCCCGGGCGCCGATCGCGGTTCCCTGGTCTGTGAGCGTCGCCAGCTGCGTCCTGGTCACGGCGATCTGCCTGGTCGCATCGCTTGCCCCCTACCTCCGATTGCGACGAGTCGATCCGGCTATCGTCCTCCAATAG
- a CDS encoding FAD-binding oxidoreductase — MIAIDDPVQTDGTAQTDGTGQLGGSTQGDRTSIADAFQEWSTAIGSQHVDASEAVCRQYGRSTSPWRQAPIGVLSPGTADEVQAVVRIAAKNRVAVYPVSGGKNWGLGDACPTGPGQVVVHLRRLNRIREVNEELGYAVVEAGVTQGRLYEHLRENYPDLMMDATGAGPNATIVGNIMERGFGHSPLGDRFHNSCNYEVVLSNGELIRTGFGAFENATTAHLLKAGLGPSRDGLFTQSNLGVVTSMTVWLMPRPERVEAFAFKVDDDARLGAIIDALRPLRLQGTLTSTIHIANDLRLISSKTTYPYDETGGQTPLTREKRQELRQRYQVGAWNVLGGVYGSHAIVRATRDAVRKALRGVATPRFVNDGRLALAKRALAISSRVGIGRGFAEQVGCIESAYELLKGKPVAEHLRGAAWRRRESIKSDASQDPLDRGDGLVWLSPTLPMTGEHAVAWEKIATETLESHGFEPLMTFVSISGRAMCAPTTICYDRTDVTQTQQAQRCYKQLFDRAMKAGYTPYRLGTQSMGDAGLSSKASGDAAPSAPSPSVLAPGRYAPL, encoded by the coding sequence ATGATTGCTATCGACGATCCTGTGCAGACCGATGGGACCGCGCAGACCGATGGGACTGGGCAGCTAGGGGGATCGACGCAGGGGGATCGAACCTCCATCGCCGATGCCTTTCAGGAATGGTCCACCGCGATCGGCTCGCAGCACGTTGACGCCAGCGAAGCGGTCTGTCGTCAGTACGGCCGTTCAACGTCCCCGTGGCGTCAGGCGCCGATCGGCGTGCTGTCTCCCGGTACAGCCGACGAAGTCCAAGCGGTTGTCCGGATTGCCGCGAAAAACCGCGTTGCTGTTTATCCGGTAAGCGGCGGCAAGAACTGGGGTTTGGGAGACGCCTGCCCGACAGGACCCGGGCAGGTGGTTGTCCACCTTCGGCGATTGAACCGTATCCGAGAGGTCAACGAAGAACTCGGCTATGCCGTCGTCGAAGCGGGCGTCACCCAGGGGCGGCTCTACGAGCACCTGCGTGAGAACTACCCCGACCTGATGATGGACGCGACCGGAGCCGGTCCGAACGCGACGATCGTTGGCAACATAATGGAGCGCGGGTTCGGCCACTCGCCGCTGGGGGATCGGTTCCACAACTCCTGCAACTACGAGGTCGTGCTGTCTAATGGCGAATTGATCCGCACCGGGTTTGGGGCGTTTGAAAACGCCACGACGGCTCATCTGTTAAAGGCGGGTCTCGGGCCTTCACGAGACGGGCTCTTTACACAGTCCAACCTTGGCGTTGTGACGTCGATGACGGTCTGGTTGATGCCGCGCCCCGAACGCGTCGAGGCATTCGCGTTTAAGGTAGACGACGACGCTCGACTCGGGGCAATCATCGACGCGTTGCGGCCGCTCCGCCTGCAGGGAACACTTACGAGCACGATTCACATCGCGAACGACCTGCGGCTCATCTCCAGCAAGACAACTTACCCGTACGACGAGACGGGCGGGCAGACGCCACTAACGCGCGAGAAACGCCAGGAGCTACGCCAACGCTACCAGGTCGGGGCGTGGAACGTGTTGGGAGGGGTCTACGGGTCCCATGCCATTGTTCGCGCGACGCGTGACGCGGTGCGAAAGGCCCTACGTGGTGTTGCGACGCCGCGATTCGTGAATGACGGTCGCTTAGCGCTGGCCAAGCGAGCCTTGGCGATCTCAAGCCGCGTAGGCATCGGTCGTGGCTTCGCCGAGCAGGTGGGCTGTATTGAATCCGCCTACGAGTTGCTGAAGGGCAAGCCCGTCGCCGAGCACCTGCGGGGGGCGGCATGGCGGCGCCGCGAGTCTATCAAATCAGACGCATCGCAAGACCCGCTCGACCGTGGCGATGGCTTGGTATGGCTCAGCCCGACGCTGCCGATGACAGGTGAGCACGCCGTGGCGTGGGAGAAGATCGCCACCGAAACGCTCGAGTCGCATGGCTTCGAACCGTTGATGACCTTTGTTTCCATCAGCGGTCGGGCGATGTGCGCCCCGACAACGATCTGTTACGACCGCACTGATGTAACACAAACACAGCAGGCGCAACGTTGTTATAAACAGCTCTTCGATCGGGCGATGAAGGCGGGTTACACACCGTACCGACTGGGAACGCAGTCGATGGGAGACGCCGGACTTTCGAGCAAGGCTTCCGGCGACGCTGCACCATCGGCTCCATCGCCGAGCGTTCTTGCTCCAGGACGCTACGCCCCGCTGTGA
- a CDS encoding exosortase/archaeosortase family protein, with protein sequence MLATLVVLAIAVVWSYWPALVDMVRAWNSNPDYSHGYLVLPIAVYFLWARRNAIASEVIAPSWAGIALLGGIVAIRYFSAKYYLGPVDSWTFPLSIAGIVLAIGGWRCLRWSLPSIAFLYFMIPIPYSAETWLSVPLQAVATKLATESLLLLGQPAIAEGNVIWIEDHPLMVAEACSGLRILVGISALAFAFVLFSSWSWWQKAMVLVATVPVALAANAARIVVTGLLHRLVSGEVAKQFSHDMAGLVMIPFAALLFFGLLVYVEALFPRVQTISPSAVVRSSGSDR encoded by the coding sequence GTGCTAGCCACGCTGGTAGTTCTCGCCATAGCGGTGGTCTGGTCGTATTGGCCCGCTCTGGTTGATATGGTCAGGGCGTGGAATAGCAATCCGGACTATTCACACGGGTATCTCGTACTGCCGATTGCCGTCTACTTTCTTTGGGCACGGAGAAACGCCATCGCGTCCGAAGTTATCGCGCCTAGTTGGGCTGGGATCGCGCTGCTGGGGGGCATTGTCGCCATTCGCTACTTCTCTGCTAAGTACTATTTAGGCCCCGTCGATTCCTGGACTTTTCCGTTATCAATTGCCGGGATAGTCCTTGCCATTGGCGGTTGGAGGTGCCTCCGCTGGAGTTTGCCGAGCATCGCGTTTCTCTACTTCATGATTCCAATTCCCTACTCAGCCGAGACTTGGCTGAGCGTTCCGCTGCAAGCCGTTGCGACGAAGTTGGCCACCGAGTCTCTGCTTCTACTCGGGCAACCTGCGATTGCTGAAGGGAATGTTATCTGGATCGAAGACCACCCTCTCATGGTGGCCGAAGCGTGCTCAGGACTCCGGATCCTCGTAGGCATCAGCGCGTTGGCGTTCGCCTTCGTCTTGTTCTCTAGCTGGTCGTGGTGGCAGAAGGCGATGGTCTTAGTCGCTACGGTTCCCGTTGCATTGGCGGCCAATGCGGCTCGGATCGTCGTCACTGGACTATTGCATCGGCTGGTGTCGGGCGAGGTTGCAAAGCAGTTCAGTCACGACATGGCGGGGCTCGTCATGATTCCTTTCGCGGCATTGTTGTTTTTTGGATTGCTGGTCTACGTGGAAGCGTTATTTCCTCGAGTGCAGACGATTTCACCAAGTGCGGTTGTGAGATCGTCTGGATCGGATCGCTGA
- a CDS encoding transcription termination/antitermination NusG family protein — protein sequence MSDEDEAAAPHEAGSSAEFCERSSEIEGRGWWLVYTKSRQEKRLSQQLSEMRVPHYLPVHKREAITRGRVRSVEEPLFSGYLFLYVDDTQRREALTTNRISVTYPVSDGDRLRNELKQIARAIGVGARLTLEAQIEPGDWVRVRSGVYEGLEGVVLRRKNKSKLQLSVNFLKQGASLELPDCLLEVIDPPQIDDSPAVEIVGRRGL from the coding sequence GTGTCCGACGAAGACGAGGCAGCCGCTCCGCATGAGGCCGGCTCCAGCGCCGAGTTCTGCGAAAGATCGAGTGAGATTGAGGGGCGGGGGTGGTGGCTCGTCTACACAAAGAGCAGGCAGGAGAAGAGGCTATCGCAACAGCTTTCCGAGATGCGCGTCCCTCATTACTTGCCCGTGCATAAGCGGGAGGCGATTACGCGGGGACGAGTCCGCTCGGTCGAGGAGCCGCTCTTTTCCGGCTATCTCTTCTTGTACGTGGATGACACGCAGAGGCGAGAAGCGCTGACTACCAATCGAATTAGCGTGACCTATCCGGTAAGCGACGGAGATCGGCTTCGCAATGAGCTCAAGCAGATCGCCCGAGCGATCGGAGTCGGAGCCCGACTTACGCTCGAAGCACAGATCGAGCCAGGCGACTGGGTGCGAGTGCGTTCCGGGGTCTACGAAGGTTTAGAGGGAGTCGTTCTGAGGCGGAAGAACAAATCAAAGCTGCAATTGTCGGTCAACTTCCTGAAGCAGGGGGCCTCACTAGAGCTGCCCGACTGCTTATTGGAGGTGATCGATCCCCCCCAGATCGACGACTCACCGGCGGTCGAAATCGTCGGCCGGAGAGGCCTGTGA
- a CDS encoding HlyD family secretion protein, with translation MARFVFLTTVLTAIVAASAVIDYRSQGVEPPLSDIAAMPSKIAAPGVVEGATEEMGLRPEVAGVLVELLVAIGDRVQKDQPLLRLDDREARLRVESARADLASAVAQRDRLINGARVQERDEARALVRSAAARLLQAESSLGRVEHLEREAAVTEQEADDARSDVDSLRAELAAAEARLAQLEAPAREDEVRLADARIASAQAAVDYAELSHQKTTVRSPCDAQVLDFNAELGELIGPTSPTSTVVLADTSRLRVRAFVEELDAPRVMLGAPVTITADGLPEHTYEGRVVSLSPRMAAKTLTTGRPNELHDTKTREVMVEVRGGAGLIVGLRVDVSISTLSE, from the coding sequence ATGGCTCGGTTCGTATTTCTAACAACCGTCCTGACGGCGATCGTCGCGGCGTCCGCGGTGATCGACTACCGCTCGCAAGGGGTCGAGCCGCCGCTTTCCGACATCGCAGCAATGCCTTCGAAGATTGCGGCGCCAGGAGTTGTTGAAGGAGCGACCGAGGAAATGGGCCTCCGACCCGAGGTCGCGGGCGTCTTGGTCGAGTTGCTAGTCGCCATTGGCGATCGGGTTCAGAAGGATCAACCGCTGCTGCGACTAGACGATCGTGAAGCACGGCTGCGGGTAGAGTCGGCCCGGGCCGACCTCGCATCGGCGGTCGCCCAACGCGATCGCCTCATCAACGGCGCCCGGGTGCAAGAGCGGGACGAAGCCCGCGCCCTCGTGAGGTCGGCGGCGGCCCGGTTGCTGCAAGCCGAGTCGTCTCTGGGACGCGTCGAGCACTTGGAGCGTGAAGCGGCGGTGACCGAGCAGGAAGCCGATGACGCCCGGTCGGACGTCGATTCGTTGCGGGCAGAGTTGGCGGCGGCTGAAGCGCGGTTGGCACAATTGGAGGCGCCAGCCCGCGAAGACGAGGTCCGCCTTGCCGACGCCCGCATCGCTTCTGCCCAAGCGGCGGTCGACTATGCAGAGCTATCGCATCAAAAGACAACCGTCCGGTCGCCGTGCGACGCTCAGGTGCTCGATTTCAATGCGGAGTTGGGCGAGTTGATCGGTCCGACCAGCCCGACGTCAACCGTTGTCTTGGCCGACACCAGCCGCCTACGAGTCCGCGCATTCGTTGAAGAACTCGACGCGCCGCGCGTGATGTTGGGCGCGCCCGTGACCATCACCGCCGATGGCCTCCCCGAGCATACCTACGAAGGCCGGGTCGTCTCGCTCAGCCCCCGTATGGCGGCAAAAACCCTGACGACCGGCCGACCCAACGAGCTACACGACACCAAGACCCGCGAAGTGATGGTGGAGGTCCGAGGTGGGGCGGGGCTGATTGTGGGGCTTCGGGTGGATGTGTCGATTTCAACTCTCTCCGAGTGA
- a CDS encoding methyltransferase, giving the protein MSSTTLELDASELIQDIAPEEAARFYSVFGGHIFFQTLRAAAAFDLFTLLSNNGPMTRSQIASALGVEEQPTRVLLLPLTVSGILEKQGDTYTNSRLAEQLLVAGSPHSVLAYIELQHRVMYRGLTRLYESLAENRNAGLDEFEGDEPTLYQRLAHDPSTEEVFQDAMQELSLQSNRCLANGVDFSGVRHVVDVGGGDGTNAIALASRWPDLRVTVFDSPTVCKIAEQNIREKGLSSRISTHSGDCFRSDFPTDADCFLFSHFFTIWSPQKDRFLLQKAFDALPEGGRVVLFNMMQEDDESSSWAAAVGSPYFQAIATGEGMLYTWSEYEEWMGSVGFTGIERLRLPRDHGAISGVKDSAVQRS; this is encoded by the coding sequence ATGTCCTCGACGACACTAGAGTTAGACGCAAGCGAGCTTATCCAGGACATCGCTCCAGAAGAGGCGGCTCGTTTCTATAGCGTCTTTGGTGGGCACATCTTCTTTCAAACGCTGCGTGCTGCGGCAGCGTTCGACTTGTTCACGCTGCTGTCGAACAATGGTCCTATGACGCGATCGCAGATCGCGAGCGCCCTGGGGGTTGAAGAGCAACCGACGCGTGTCCTGTTGTTGCCGCTTACCGTGTCGGGGATCCTCGAAAAGCAAGGCGACACCTACACGAATAGCCGGCTGGCTGAGCAACTGCTCGTCGCCGGATCGCCGCACAGCGTGCTGGCTTACATAGAGCTACAGCACCGCGTTATGTACCGTGGGCTCACCCGACTGTACGAGTCTTTGGCGGAGAATCGCAACGCCGGTCTCGACGAGTTTGAAGGCGACGAGCCGACTCTCTACCAGCGCCTAGCGCACGACCCAAGCACCGAAGAGGTTTTCCAGGACGCCATGCAGGAGCTCTCGCTCCAATCGAATCGGTGTCTAGCGAACGGAGTCGACTTCTCGGGTGTCCGTCATGTGGTAGACGTTGGCGGCGGTGACGGCACAAACGCGATTGCGTTGGCGTCGCGCTGGCCAGACCTGCGAGTCACGGTCTTCGACTCGCCAACGGTCTGCAAGATCGCCGAGCAAAACATCCGTGAGAAGGGATTGTCGAGCCGGATCAGCACGCACTCGGGAGATTGCTTCCGGTCCGATTTCCCGACCGACGCCGATTGCTTCTTGTTCTCTCACTTCTTCACCATCTGGAGCCCGCAGAAGGACCGCTTCCTCCTCCAGAAGGCCTTCGACGCGTTGCCGGAAGGCGGTCGTGTCGTGCTGTTCAACATGATGCAGGAGGACGACGAGTCGTCCTCCTGGGCCGCCGCGGTGGGGTCGCCCTACTTCCAGGCGATCGCGACCGGCGAAGGCATGCTCTACACCTGGAGCGAGTACGAGGAGTGGATGGGCTCAGTCGGATTTACCGGCATCGAGCGGCTGCGACTACCTCGTGACCACGGCGCCATCAGCGGTGTTAAGGACAGCGCGGTTCAGAGGTCGTGA
- a CDS encoding PA14 domain-containing protein, with amino-acid sequence MQTYRSNRRSACQAGRVTRIEQLEQRTVLSGSGLVGQYFHNEDFTGLAYEQTEAIDFDWGNGSPAPGVASSTFSVRWTGQVEALHSEQYTFYTTSNQGVRLWVDGQLLIDNWEPHNAEVDSATITLSAGEKYDIRLDYYEQFGAAEIQLEWSSPTQQREIVPAARLYESPQGLYGRYSDAFGGSATRVDPSIDFNWGTGRAHPSVAVDQFNIKWIGQVRPDHSEEYTFSILSDEGVRLWIGGELVIDDWEPHTTQTASGTKMLEAGKWYDIRLEYYDRTGLAQVSLRWSGEGQTGGVAQVVPLTNLQAAKAAELTFSNPIGPGQDPYVTLWNDSYLHVRSAGRSVFIEKANALEDVHSSNPASSTVVAWTAPPGTAYSEQIWAPEIHHLNGKWYIYVAASDGDNATHRMYVLERDDPNPMGAYVFRGQLAAATDRWAIDGTVLDWEGQLYFIWSGWPGTTDGQQNLYIAEMSDPLTISGERHLIATPDYAWERHGLAINEGPQILTHNGKLHIIYSGSAYWRHEYALGRLTYDGVGSLLDRASWQKSPTPVFQQAGDIVGTGHASFTTSPDGTQHWIVYHAHHDADNFQDDRDIYLQPFDFNAAGTPVFGSPIPASVPQTVPHGTADPERPFLVGDFDASGVVDQADYDVWRLSYGLTVAPGVGADANGNGVIDAGDYTVWRDSVGVVPPEQDPTVAYWRHEERAGGQLVASGANSVLDSSGEGNHMRTFDPSFSAASYSTDVSPLALRSGLPNTRSLDFGPGGDGAGRNDDNYTEGKPINTQAFEALTVELAFRLDAVGGFQSIFGKDGAPVSSPVAPLQIKVRGDSFPGGVENQLFVEWIDGDGDVHFLASGFPITPGDWNHLAFVLEDDSAQLFVAGEAGAYEIVDAIYGADFSGPSGEVLYVTNSNFTVGRGAYNGNPADWADARIDEVRVSDAALSPTEFLFLPNLAPSAARMVGDVSSTPSTAEQEMPRFLFAATTPEATSPESTRSAPVRTESIHAALQLLLLTSDDGLGDEATLESTEYRTLSEEQTDEAAYDAALALL; translated from the coding sequence ATGCAGACATATCGAAGCAATCGTCGATCGGCTTGTCAGGCTGGGCGGGTCACAAGGATTGAGCAACTCGAACAGCGTACCGTCCTCTCCGGGAGTGGACTCGTCGGGCAGTACTTCCACAACGAGGACTTTACCGGACTCGCCTACGAGCAGACCGAAGCTATCGACTTCGATTGGGGCAATGGCTCGCCAGCGCCGGGAGTCGCTTCCAGCACGTTTAGCGTGCGCTGGACGGGGCAGGTCGAGGCGCTGCATTCCGAGCAGTACACGTTCTACACGACCAGCAATCAGGGCGTGCGGCTGTGGGTCGATGGACAGCTGCTGATCGACAACTGGGAGCCGCACAACGCCGAGGTCGATTCGGCGACGATCACGCTCTCGGCGGGGGAGAAGTACGACATCCGTCTCGACTACTACGAACAGTTCGGCGCCGCCGAGATCCAGCTCGAGTGGTCAAGCCCAACGCAACAGCGCGAGATCGTCCCCGCCGCGCGGCTCTACGAGAGTCCCCAGGGCCTCTACGGACGGTACAGCGACGCTTTCGGTGGATCGGCGACCCGCGTTGATCCATCGATCGACTTCAACTGGGGGACCGGCCGCGCGCACCCGTCGGTGGCGGTCGATCAATTCAACATCAAATGGATAGGCCAGGTCCGTCCCGATCACAGCGAGGAGTACACGTTCTCGATCCTCAGCGACGAAGGCGTGCGGCTGTGGATCGGTGGCGAGCTGGTCATTGACGACTGGGAGCCCCACACCACGCAGACGGCCTCGGGGACCAAGATGCTCGAGGCCGGCAAGTGGTACGACATCCGGCTGGAGTACTATGATCGAACCGGCTTGGCCCAGGTGTCGCTCCGCTGGTCGGGGGAGGGCCAGACAGGGGGCGTCGCGCAGGTGGTCCCCCTCACAAACCTGCAAGCCGCTAAGGCCGCGGAGCTGACGTTCTCCAACCCGATCGGACCGGGGCAGGACCCCTACGTCACGCTGTGGAACGATAGTTATCTGCATGTCCGCTCGGCGGGCCGTTCGGTCTTCATCGAGAAGGCCAACGCCTTAGAGGATGTCCATTCGAGCAATCCAGCAAGCTCGACGGTCGTCGCCTGGACGGCGCCGCCCGGGACCGCTTATTCCGAACAGATCTGGGCGCCCGAGATCCACCACCTCAACGGCAAGTGGTACATCTATGTCGCGGCGTCGGACGGTGACAACGCCACCCACCGGATGTATGTCCTCGAGCGCGACGACCCCAACCCGATGGGAGCGTACGTCTTCCGCGGTCAGCTCGCGGCGGCCACCGATCGCTGGGCGATTGACGGGACCGTGCTTGATTGGGAGGGCCAACTCTACTTCATCTGGTCGGGGTGGCCCGGCACGACGGACGGGCAGCAGAACCTGTACATCGCGGAGATGTCAGACCCGCTCACCATCAGCGGCGAGCGTCACCTGATCGCCACCCCGGACTATGCGTGGGAAAGGCACGGGCTGGCGATCAACGAAGGTCCGCAGATTCTCACGCACAACGGCAAACTGCACATCATCTACTCGGGCAGCGCGTACTGGCGGCACGAGTATGCGCTCGGCAGGCTCACCTACGACGGCGTGGGATCGCTGCTCGATAGGGCTTCGTGGCAGAAATCGCCGACGCCCGTTTTCCAGCAGGCAGGCGACATCGTGGGAACAGGGCACGCCTCGTTCACGACGTCCCCCGATGGGACCCAGCACTGGATCGTCTACCACGCCCATCACGACGCGGACAACTTCCAAGACGACCGCGACATCTACCTACAACCATTCGACTTCAACGCGGCGGGGACGCCCGTCTTCGGCTCCCCGATCCCCGCCTCCGTTCCGCAAACGGTCCCCCACGGGACGGCCGACCCCGAACGCCCGTTTCTTGTCGGCGACTTTGACGCCAGCGGGGTTGTCGATCAAGCGGACTACGATGTCTGGCGGTTGAGTTACGGCCTGACAGTCGCTCCCGGAGTCGGCGCCGACGCCAACGGTAACGGCGTCATCGACGCCGGCGACTACACTGTCTGGCGCGATAGCGTGGGCGTCGTGCCTCCCGAACAAGACCCGACCGTCGCGTACTGGCGGCACGAAGAGCGGGCGGGTGGTCAACTCGTGGCTTCGGGCGCCAACTCGGTCCTCGACTCGTCCGGCGAGGGAAATCACATGCGGACGTTCGACCCCTCTTTCAGCGCGGCCAGCTACTCCACCGATGTGTCGCCTCTCGCCTTGAGGAGCGGCTTGCCGAACACCCGGTCGCTCGACTTCGGTCCCGGCGGCGACGGGGCAGGGCGGAACGATGATAACTACACCGAAGGCAAGCCAATCAACACCCAGGCCTTCGAGGCCCTGACGGTTGAGTTGGCGTTCCGGCTCGACGCGGTTGGTGGTTTTCAGTCGATCTTCGGCAAAGACGGGGCGCCGGTCAGCAGTCCTGTGGCGCCGCTGCAGATCAAGGTGCGTGGCGATAGCTTCCCGGGCGGCGTGGAGAATCAGCTGTTTGTCGAATGGATTGACGGCGACGGCGATGTCCATTTCTTGGCGAGTGGATTCCCGATCACGCCAGGAGACTGGAACCACCTCGCCTTTGTGTTGGAAGACGATTCCGCTCAGCTCTTTGTCGCGGGTGAGGCGGGCGCCTACGAGATTGTCGACGCCATTTACGGCGCCGACTTTAGCGGGCCCTCGGGCGAAGTGCTTTACGTCACCAATTCAAACTTCACGGTTGGCCGCGGAGCCTATAACGGCAATCCCGCCGACTGGGCCGACGCACGGATCGACGAGGTCCGTGTCAGCGACGCGGCGTTGTCGCCAACCGAGTTCCTCTTCCTGCCGAACCTCGCCCCGTCCGCAGCGCGGATGGTCGGCGATGTTTCGAGCACGCCATCCACCGCGGAACAAGAGATGCCGCGATTCCTGTTCGCCGCCACGACTCCCGAAGCGACATCGCCAGAATCCACTCGATCGGCGCCAGTACGCACCGAGAGTATTCATGCAGCCCTCCAGCTCTTGCTGCTGACCAGCGATGACGGCTTGGGAGATGAGGCGACTCTGGAGAGTACGGAGTATCGGACGCTGTCGGAGGAACAAACCGACGAGGCGGCGTACGATGCCGCACTCGCATTGCTCTGA
- a CDS encoding ABC transporter ATP-binding protein, with the protein MPTTTEHTSSDASTNTLSPAVVVRGVTKSFARGDVVTNVLKSVDLTIEQGECLFLLGPSGSGKTTLMSIIGCLLTPDTGTVKVLGRDIPALTLSERADLRRREVGFVFQRFNLIRGLTAAENVGAPLRLDGVSERDARRRAVELLERVGLGDRANESPERMSVGQCQRVAVARALVADPQIVLADEPTASLDAQSGQQAMRLLRELTVEAGKTLVVVTHDHRIVPAGVSVDRIVAMDSGRLVESPS; encoded by the coding sequence ATGCCTACGACAACAGAACACACATCGAGTGACGCGTCGACCAACACCTTGAGCCCGGCAGTTGTTGTCCGTGGGGTAACGAAGTCGTTCGCACGTGGTGATGTCGTCACCAACGTTCTAAAGTCGGTCGATCTGACGATCGAACAAGGCGAATGCCTGTTCTTGCTGGGCCCTTCGGGCAGCGGTAAGACGACACTTATGTCGATCATCGGCTGCCTGCTCACTCCCGACACGGGGACGGTAAAAGTCCTCGGTCGCGACATACCGGCGTTGACGTTGAGTGAGCGTGCGGACTTGAGGCGTAGAGAGGTCGGCTTCGTCTTTCAACGATTCAATCTGATTCGCGGCCTGACCGCCGCTGAGAACGTCGGGGCCCCGTTGCGTCTGGACGGCGTTTCGGAGCGGGACGCCCGTCGCCGCGCCGTCGAACTCTTGGAGCGAGTGGGGCTTGGCGATCGGGCCAACGAGTCACCCGAAAGGATGAGTGTGGGGCAATGCCAACGGGTTGCCGTAGCCCGGGCGCTTGTCGCCGACCCGCAAATCGTGCTTGCCGACGAACCAACCGCCTCTCTCGACGCCCAGTCGGGTCAGCAAGCGATGCGGCTCCTGCGGGAGCTAACGGTTGAAGCGGGTAAGACGCTCGTGGTCGTCACACACGATCACCGCATCGTCCCGGCTGGCGTCTCGGTGGATCGTATCGTTGCCATGGATAGTGGGCGGCTCGTCGAGTCTCCCTCGTGA